The Candidatus Effluviviaceae Genus V sp. genomic sequence GCAGGACGCCCTTCTTGATGATCCAGTAGATCGCGAGCCAGGTCACTGCGAGCCCGGCCAGGACCGGCCAGGAGATCCCGCCGAGCGTGCCGGGACTGTCGGTCACGCCGAGGATGCTGTCGAAGAAGCCCTGCGGATTGTCACACCACGGCTGCCAGATCGAGCAGGCGAGGTAGTCCCAGGACCAGCCCATGATGGCCGCGTAGTAGATGGATATGCTCGTCCCGATGGCGAGCGCCCACCAGCCGACGAACTCGGCGGGCTTGCCTCCCGCTTCGCTCAGCGAGCCCGGCGACGACCTCAGGAAACGCTGGCCGAGGCCGAACTCAAGGATGACGAGCGGGATGCCGGCGGTGAGGAGAGCCACCAGGTAGGGAATCAGAAAGGCGCCGCCACCGTTGTCGTACGCCACCATGGGAAACCGCCAGAGGTTCCCCAGGCCGATGGCGCTCCCGACGGCGGCCATGATGAACGCCGGGCGGCTGACCCAGCGGTCGCTGTTGGCCATGGACTCCCTCCAATCGTTGCGGAGTGCCCTGCATGCCTGTTCGCGTTGTTATAGGGCCGGACGGCCCGGTCGTCAAGTGGGTTTCAGACGGAGCCGTCAGGCCGTCGTGAACGGCCGCGCCCGTCAGTCGTCGGTTGCAGACCGCTCGTCGAAGAGGCCGGTCGAGAGGTAGCGAAGCCCTCCGTCGGGAAGAACGACGACCACCCTCTCGCCCGGTGAGGCGACCGAGAAAGCCGCGGCCAGTGCGGCACCGGATGATATCCCGGCCAGGATGCCCTCCTCACGGGCGAGCCGCCTCGTCATCGCCGCCGCTTCCTCGTCGGTCACCGTGACGACCCGGTCGATGAGAGAACGGTCGACGACTTCCGGAACGAAGCCGGCTCCGATGCCCTGGATCCCGTGGCTTCCCGGGCGACCGCCGGAGAGGACCGGCGAGGCCGCGGGCTCGACCGCGACCACGGTGACATCGGGACGCCGCTCCTTCAGGTACCGCCCGACACCGGTGATGGTGCCGCCGGTGCCCACCCCAGCGACGAACGCATCCAGGTCGCCCTCCGTGTCGTTCCAGATCTCCGGCCCCGTGGCGGCCTCGTGTGCCGCGGGATTGGCTGGGTTGCCGAACTGGTTGAGGAAGATCGCATCGCCGGTGCGTTCGAGGATCTCGTGGGTCCTGTCGACCGCGGCGCTCATGCCACCGTCGACGAGAACCAGCTGCGCTCCGAGCGCGGCGAGGAGCTGTCTGCGCTCCCTCGATGCGCCCGCCGGCATGACGAGGATGACGCGATAGCCCCTCGATGCTCCGGCGAACGCGAGACCGACGCCGGTGTTCCCGCTCGTCGGCTCGACGATGGTCGAACCG encodes the following:
- the cysK gene encoding cysteine synthase A encodes the protein MTAVVGGTPLVRLRRLAPHGVTILAKLESMNPLGSVKDRVAVAMIERAEREGRLSPGSTIVEPTSGNTGVGLAFAGASRGYRVILVMPAGASRERRQLLAALGAQLVLVDGGMSAAVDRTHEILERTGDAIFLNQFGNPANPAAHEAATGPEIWNDTEGDLDAFVAGVGTGGTITGVGRYLKERRPDVTVVAVEPAASPVLSGGRPGSHGIQGIGAGFVPEVVDRSLIDRVVTVTDEEAAAMTRRLAREEGILAGISSGAALAAAFSVASPGERVVVVLPDGGLRYLSTGLFDERSATDD